The genomic interval AAGCTTCGTCCAGTGTGATCGGCGTGACATGCGCAGCGTGAGGTTGATCGCCGCCCGCTATTTGCAACCACAGCGTCTTGTGCGGATGTGCTACAGGTGCCCACCAGTGATGGATGGGTGCCAACCATTCGCTCACCCCAGGCAAGTGACGGTGGCTATCGAGCGCTTGCAGGGCAGCAGCGGTGTGGTAGCGCAGAAGGTACGAATGGCCATCTGCGCCTGTGACGATGTTGGCCTGGCTCAAGTGCAGGGCGAGTTCGGCAGGTGGCAATGCGCTGATTATCCAGCCACATACGGCGCCGCCTGCACCTTGTTCGAGCTGCCATTGAAAGTCGTACTGGGCTGAAACATCGGAGCCAGGACGCGAACCGAACAGCCACGGGCCCACTGCCTGCAAGTTGCTGAATTGGGCTTGCTGCAACAGTGGCCAGCAGCGCTGCGAGTAGTACTGAGTCAGGTTTTCCCGAACCTCGGGTGGAAGATCTGCCATTTCCACAAC from Pseudomonas kermanshahensis carries:
- a CDS encoding DUF4123 domain-containing protein, encoding MPSPFVRALVKVLRTSDRYRLSAVVEMADLPPEVRENLTQYYSQRCWPLLQQAQFSNLQAVGPWLFGSRPGSDVSAQYDFQWQLEQGAGGAVCGWIISALPPAELALHLSQANIVTGADGHSYLLRYHTAAALQALDSHRHLPGVSEWLAPIHHWWAPVAHPHKTLWLQIAGGDQPHAAHVTPITLDEACWAALAGDPLSYQLADVLKDGQHCPALAGACHGTRVGLIQHYLNQAREQGLAREEDLITYVLMMARDGDQLNTSPAWQEAIVATREQHTALIDNVQRRLRTKD